Proteins from one Amycolatopsis benzoatilytica AK 16/65 genomic window:
- a CDS encoding phosphatase PAP2 family protein, with amino-acid sequence MASTGGASGSATYDAVTAFALKTPGWVQALMLAYTSYGLVLVAPLFGWLWWRARKTGAPERMAAALLVPAGTVAAYLLSELVKAFVHEQRPCRGLPASAIVGTCPAAGDWSFPSNHSTIAAATALGAAFAWRRGAPWLALFAASMGFSRVFVGAHYPHDVLIGLALGAGMALLLQRYAVAPATTVVRRFAGRVPFGLLGVSPQPAAPGQSGFEPTQRPGPGFETPDARPARGTRSGQARGNAGPVREGGPARPVPARGPAARAANGAPVNEASPMHAPGTEAPPARSVDADPRQPRNRAPASGGNVPPAHHRDGTANPPRNPNPGRAGRSQQPRPAGPPARPAGQSPAGQSPEISPGDRPSRRTPGASRPTPPGRRTSRNNG; translated from the coding sequence ATGGCGAGCACAGGCGGAGCTTCGGGCAGCGCGACCTACGACGCGGTCACCGCGTTCGCGCTGAAGACGCCCGGCTGGGTGCAGGCGCTGATGCTCGCCTACACGTCCTACGGCCTGGTTCTCGTCGCCCCGCTCTTCGGCTGGCTCTGGTGGCGGGCCCGCAAGACGGGCGCCCCGGAGCGGATGGCGGCCGCGCTGCTGGTCCCGGCCGGGACGGTGGCCGCGTATCTGCTCAGCGAACTGGTCAAGGCATTCGTCCACGAACAGCGGCCGTGCCGGGGACTGCCCGCGTCGGCGATCGTCGGCACCTGCCCGGCGGCGGGCGACTGGTCGTTCCCGAGCAACCACTCGACGATCGCGGCCGCGACCGCGCTGGGCGCGGCGTTCGCCTGGCGGCGGGGCGCGCCGTGGCTGGCGCTGTTCGCCGCGTCGATGGGGTTCTCGCGGGTGTTCGTAGGGGCGCACTATCCGCACGACGTACTGATCGGGCTCGCGCTCGGCGCGGGAATGGCGCTGCTGCTCCAGCGGTATGCGGTAGCCCCGGCGACGACGGTCGTCCGGCGGTTCGCCGGGCGTGTGCCATTCGGCCTGCTGGGCGTTTCACCGCAGCCCGCCGCGCCTGGCCAGAGCGGTTTCGAGCCGACGCAGCGGCCGGGTCCCGGATTCGAGACACCGGATGCCCGCCCGGCTCGCGGCACCCGGTCCGGGCAGGCTCGCGGCAACGCTGGCCCGGTTCGCGAAGGCGGCCCGGCTCGACCGGTGCCTGCCCGCGGCCCGGCGGCGCGAGCCGCGAACGGCGCGCCCGTCAACGAGGCCAGCCCGATGCACGCACCCGGCACCGAAGCACCGCCCGCCCGCAGCGTCGACGCCGATCCGCGCCAGCCCCGCAACCGCGCACCAGCTTCCGGCGGCAACGTCCCGCCAGCTCACCACCGCGACGGAACCGCCAACCCGCCGCGCAACCCCAACCCCGGCCGGGCAGGCCGCTCCCAGCAGCCCCGCCCCGCCGGTCCCCCGGCCCGGCCCGCCGGGCAGAGCCCCGCCGGCCAGTCTCCGGAGATCAGCCCGGGAGATCGCCCGTCGCGGCGAACTCCAGGCGCTTCGCGACCGACACCGCCTGGTCGGCGAACCTCTCGTAATAACGGGTGA
- a CDS encoding MFS transporter, with amino-acid sequence MAATASAAQVGPLLPAPVAKAPPRVVATMALAQLGLFFALLTPVMASLAIKVQTLTGPDGAVAALGTVSSAGAVAAFLANPVFGRISDRTTGRFGRRRPWLVLGATGLTVCLVVIAVAHSLLLIAIAWFVGQAFANAALAALMATVADQIPMRQRGKVSGLLGVMQQVGILGSAYAAQFLGADLLLLFLIPGLVGLALTVLFALVLPDRQLPHRPPADGFATVLKTFWVSPRKHPDFAWAWVSRFMVILASFLFTTYRLLYMQHELSLTLAKATAVMATGVLLYTIMVAITGQAAGWLSDRLRRRKPFVAAATVLFGLGMVLLVHADTIGGFYVAEIVLGAGYGVYMGVDLALVVDVLPNPDDSAKDLGVLNIANAAPQALAPALGALLIGVGGGQNYSLLLWVAAAVCVVGAAAILPIKTVR; translated from the coding sequence ATGGCCGCCACAGCATCCGCCGCCCAGGTCGGGCCCCTACTTCCCGCTCCCGTCGCGAAGGCCCCGCCGCGCGTCGTCGCCACGATGGCGCTCGCCCAGCTCGGACTCTTCTTCGCCCTGCTCACCCCGGTGATGGCCAGTCTGGCGATCAAGGTGCAGACCCTGACCGGGCCGGACGGCGCGGTCGCCGCACTCGGCACGGTCAGCAGCGCCGGCGCGGTCGCGGCGTTCCTCGCCAACCCGGTCTTCGGCCGGATCAGCGACCGCACCACCGGCCGGTTCGGCCGCCGCCGGCCCTGGCTCGTCCTCGGCGCGACCGGTCTGACCGTCTGCCTGGTCGTGATCGCGGTCGCGCACAGCCTGCTGCTCATCGCGATCGCCTGGTTCGTCGGCCAGGCTTTCGCCAACGCCGCGCTCGCCGCGCTGATGGCGACCGTCGCCGACCAGATCCCGATGCGCCAGCGCGGCAAGGTCAGCGGCCTGCTCGGCGTGATGCAGCAGGTCGGCATCCTCGGCTCGGCATACGCCGCGCAGTTCCTCGGCGCCGACCTGTTGCTGCTTTTCCTGATCCCCGGCCTGGTCGGGCTGGCCCTCACCGTGCTGTTCGCCCTCGTCCTGCCGGACCGCCAGCTGCCGCATCGGCCGCCCGCCGACGGCTTCGCGACCGTGCTCAAGACATTCTGGGTCAGCCCGCGCAAGCACCCCGACTTCGCCTGGGCCTGGGTGTCGCGGTTCATGGTCATCCTGGCGTCGTTCCTGTTCACCACCTACCGGCTGCTCTACATGCAGCACGAGCTGTCCCTGACGCTCGCCAAGGCCACCGCGGTGATGGCCACCGGCGTGCTGCTGTACACGATCATGGTCGCGATCACCGGCCAAGCGGCGGGATGGCTGTCCGACCGGCTCCGCCGCCGCAAGCCGTTCGTCGCCGCCGCGACCGTCCTTTTCGGACTCGGCATGGTGCTGCTGGTGCACGCCGACACGATCGGCGGCTTCTACGTCGCGGAGATCGTGCTCGGCGCCGGGTACGGCGTGTACATGGGCGTGGACCTCGCGCTCGTCGTGGACGTGCTGCCGAATCCGGACGACTCCGCCAAGGACCTCGGCGTGCTCAACATCGCCAACGCCGCCCCGCAGGCACTCGCCCCCGCGCTCGGCGCACTGCTCATCGGCGTCGGCGGCGGCCAGAACTACTCCCTGCTGCTCTGGGTGGCCGCCGCCGTGTGCGTGGTCGGCGCCGCCGCCATCCTGCCCATCAAGACGGTCCGCTGA
- a CDS encoding sigma-70 family RNA polymerase sigma factor, giving the protein MDALASRFQEERPRLHALAYRMLGSAAEAEDAVQDAWLRLGRAGDVGNLGGWLTTVVSRLCLDVLRARREVPVEEIPDAAGGREPESEIVLAGEVGRALLVVLDRLAPAERVAFVLHDLFAVPFDAVGPILDRTPATAKKLASRARLRVRGPETAAAGQAAAQREAVVAFLAAARGGDLAKLLTILAPDVVRRADPATLPPGAVAVLRGAQAVAEGTKLFAGRARLAEMALVDGKAGLVLAPAGRLAGVLTFEVHDRRIAAYSVVVAPDVLARTEISLA; this is encoded by the coding sequence ATGGACGCATTGGCCAGCCGCTTCCAGGAGGAACGGCCGCGGCTGCACGCGCTGGCCTACCGGATGCTGGGCTCTGCCGCCGAGGCCGAAGACGCCGTGCAGGACGCGTGGCTCCGGCTCGGCCGAGCCGGAGACGTCGGCAACCTCGGCGGCTGGCTGACGACGGTCGTGTCGCGGCTGTGTCTCGACGTGCTCCGGGCGCGGCGGGAGGTGCCGGTCGAGGAAATTCCGGACGCGGCCGGCGGGCGTGAACCCGAGAGCGAGATCGTGCTGGCCGGCGAGGTCGGACGGGCGTTGCTCGTGGTCCTGGACCGGCTCGCGCCGGCCGAGCGGGTGGCATTCGTGCTGCACGATCTGTTCGCGGTGCCGTTCGACGCGGTCGGGCCGATTCTCGACCGGACGCCCGCGACGGCGAAGAAGCTCGCCAGCCGGGCTCGGCTTCGGGTTCGGGGGCCGGAAACAGCGGCCGCCGGGCAAGCCGCGGCGCAACGAGAAGCGGTGGTGGCATTTCTGGCCGCGGCGCGCGGCGGCGACCTGGCGAAGCTGTTGACCATCCTCGCGCCGGACGTCGTCCGCCGGGCGGACCCGGCGACGCTTCCGCCGGGCGCGGTGGCGGTGCTGCGCGGCGCGCAGGCGGTGGCGGAGGGGACGAAGCTGTTCGCCGGGCGGGCGCGGCTGGCGGAGATGGCGCTGGTGGACGGGAAAGCCGGTCTCGTGCTGGCACCGGCCGGGCGGCTGGCGGGCGTGCTCACGTTCGAGGTGCACGACCGCAGGATCGCCGCCTACTCAGTGGTGGTGGCTCCGGATGTGCTGGCCCGCACGGAGATTTCGCTGGCCTAG
- a CDS encoding phosphate signaling complex PhoU family protein has translation MRDSFQDDLKQLDGRLATMAETAAEAMRRATRALLEIDLPLAEEVISGDAALDDQRAACEDEAYSLLALQAPVAGDLRAVLAAVYCAEKLERMGDLAAHVAGAARRGHPEPTVPAALAPVFAELGQVTSAMADRLAGLVHGEARGGYAELSRADETVDALHARVMATITSAGWGEGQRTAVALTLLTRYYERFADQAVSVAKRLEFAATGDLPG, from the coding sequence ATGCGCGACAGCTTCCAGGACGACCTGAAACAGCTCGACGGGCGCCTGGCGACGATGGCCGAGACCGCGGCCGAGGCGATGCGCCGCGCCACCCGGGCCCTGCTCGAGATCGACTTGCCGCTGGCCGAAGAGGTCATCAGCGGCGACGCGGCGCTGGACGACCAGCGCGCCGCCTGCGAGGACGAGGCGTATTCGCTGCTCGCGCTGCAGGCACCGGTGGCCGGCGACCTGCGTGCGGTGCTGGCCGCGGTGTACTGCGCGGAGAAGCTCGAGCGGATGGGCGACCTGGCCGCGCACGTCGCCGGCGCGGCCCGCCGCGGGCATCCGGAGCCGACCGTGCCCGCCGCCCTGGCGCCGGTGTTCGCCGAACTGGGCCAGGTCACGTCCGCGATGGCCGACCGGCTGGCCGGACTCGTGCACGGCGAGGCCCGCGGCGGTTACGCGGAGCTGAGCCGCGCCGACGAGACGGTCGACGCGCTGCACGCCCGGGTGATGGCCACGATCACCTCGGCCGGCTGGGGCGAGGGCCAGCGGACCGCGGTCGCGCTGACCCTGCTCACCCGTTATTACGAGAGGTTCGCCGACCAGGCGGTGTCGGTCGCGAAGCGCCTGGAGTTCGCCGCGACGGGCGATCTCCCGGGCTGA
- a CDS encoding DUF3152 domain-containing protein, with amino-acid sequence MCVAEQRREPLTALRKPLAGPSKPQAGRTAAERKPLAASRNPLAGRKARRAGFLRTYGWRVGVIPALLAVTALVVTDSLASPANSTPAQPAAAAPAGPGPAPEQSVHEAPAKPQNLTADTAALPGGGPFTQAGAGTWHIIPGTGKRVGDAGKLYHYTIEVEDGLDPSSYSGDDAFATAVEGILSDAKSWTQDGKVSLQRVDATYPKPDFRVSLTSPSTTHRPDACGFDITFEASCYRSSLKRRVLINLSRWAHGALAYAGNLTEYREYAINHEVGHALGHLHVGCGGDNTPAPVMMQQSFGVADDYVAKLNDIPGGDQGAVPADHRVCKPNPWPFPA; translated from the coding sequence ATGTGCGTGGCCGAGCAGCGCCGGGAGCCGCTGACCGCATTGCGGAAACCGTTGGCCGGGCCGTCGAAACCGCAGGCCGGCCGGACGGCTGCCGAGCGGAAGCCACTGGCTGCGTCCCGGAACCCGCTCGCCGGACGCAAAGCCCGGCGCGCCGGCTTCCTGCGCACTTACGGCTGGCGGGTCGGCGTGATCCCGGCGCTGCTCGCGGTCACCGCGCTCGTCGTCACCGATTCGCTGGCCTCACCGGCGAACTCCACTCCCGCCCAGCCCGCCGCCGCTGCGCCAGCCGGACCGGGCCCGGCCCCGGAGCAAAGCGTCCACGAAGCCCCGGCGAAACCGCAGAACCTGACCGCCGACACCGCCGCCCTGCCCGGCGGCGGCCCGTTCACCCAGGCCGGTGCGGGCACTTGGCACATCATCCCGGGCACCGGCAAGCGCGTCGGCGACGCCGGCAAGCTCTACCACTACACGATCGAGGTCGAAGACGGCCTCGACCCGTCCAGCTACAGCGGCGACGATGCTTTCGCGACCGCGGTCGAAGGCATCCTGTCCGACGCCAAAAGCTGGACCCAGGACGGAAAAGTGTCGCTGCAGCGAGTCGACGCGACCTATCCGAAACCGGACTTCCGGGTCAGCCTGACCAGCCCGTCGACGACGCATCGCCCCGACGCGTGCGGGTTCGACATCACCTTCGAAGCGTCGTGCTATCGCAGCAGCCTCAAACGGCGAGTGCTGATCAACCTGTCCCGCTGGGCGCACGGCGCGCTGGCCTACGCCGGCAACCTGACCGAGTACCGGGAATACGCGATCAATCACGAGGTCGGCCACGCACTCGGCCACTTGCACGTCGGCTGCGGCGGCGACAACACTCCCGCTCCGGTCATGATGCAGCAGTCGTTCGGGGTCGCCGACGACTACGTCGCGAAACTCAACGACATCCCCGGCGGCGACCAGGGCGCTGTCCCCGCCGATCACCGCGTCTGCAAGCCGAACCCGTGGCCGTTCCCGGCCTAG
- a CDS encoding FMN-dependent NADH-azoreductase, with protein MTGIVTALLRVDSSADRAASVSRQLGDLFARQWLAAGGTVHHRDVSAEPVAPLREAYARLGRRVERKGVLSLDDIETLIADEEEQREWHLTRPLITEVLNAHTVLLGVPMYNFGIPATLKAWIDRISFPGVFLEPGSGRKLLADKDFVVVLARGGGYRPGTPRESFEFQESYLRAYLADKGATRTTFVPAEFTRAGDVPALDGLEHLAADSKAAAVARLQTLARPRPRRAP; from the coding sequence ATGACTGGCATAGTAACCGCCCTGCTGCGGGTGGATTCGAGCGCCGACCGAGCCGCGTCGGTAAGCAGGCAGCTGGGCGACCTGTTCGCTCGGCAATGGCTGGCCGCCGGCGGCACCGTGCATCACCGCGACGTCTCCGCGGAACCGGTCGCGCCGCTGCGCGAGGCATACGCCCGGCTGGGCCGCCGGGTGGAGCGCAAGGGAGTGCTGTCCCTGGACGACATCGAAACCCTGATCGCGGACGAGGAGGAACAGCGGGAATGGCACCTGACCCGCCCGCTGATCACGGAGGTCCTGAACGCGCACACCGTCCTGCTGGGCGTCCCGATGTACAACTTCGGCATCCCCGCGACCCTGAAAGCGTGGATCGACCGGATCAGCTTTCCCGGCGTCTTCCTCGAGCCCGGCAGCGGTCGCAAGCTGTTGGCAGACAAGGATTTTGTCGTCGTCCTCGCCCGAGGCGGCGGCTACCGCCCGGGCACCCCCAGGGAATCCTTCGAGTTCCAGGAGTCCTACCTGCGCGCCTACCTGGCCGACAAGGGCGCGACCCGCACCACGTTCGTTCCGGCGGAATTCACCAGAGCAGGCGACGTCCCGGCCCTGGACGGACTGGAACACCTGGCCGCCGACTCAAAGGCCGCAGCCGTCGCTCGCCTCCAAACCCTGGCTCGCCCGCGTCCGCGAAGGGCCCCTTGA
- a CDS encoding dienelactone hydrolase family protein: protein MRKEKVDVPAGDGTAEGYLVVPDGGPHPGVLLFMDAFGLRPRIEEMADRIAEAGYAVLAPDLLYRGGRGPRVDMSALEDPERRGAEFAKLMPLLTGLDVDSMKRDAEKYLDWFAGQDGVAEGPVVITGYCMGGTQALRVIEAFPDRVKAIASFHGGRLATDAPDSPHLAVGSITGEVYFGHADQDPSITAEQIKVLENALDEAGVPYQSEVYEGATHGYTMSDTAAYHEEGEKRHWENLFALLERVR, encoded by the coding sequence ATGCGCAAGGAGAAGGTGGACGTTCCGGCCGGTGACGGGACCGCGGAGGGGTACCTGGTCGTGCCGGACGGCGGACCGCATCCGGGGGTGCTGCTCTTCATGGACGCGTTCGGGCTCCGGCCGCGAATCGAGGAGATGGCCGATCGGATCGCCGAGGCCGGCTACGCGGTGCTGGCTCCGGACCTGCTCTACCGCGGCGGCCGCGGGCCGCGGGTGGACATGTCCGCGCTGGAGGACCCGGAGCGGCGCGGGGCGGAGTTCGCCAAGCTGATGCCGCTGCTGACCGGTCTCGACGTCGACTCGATGAAACGGGACGCGGAGAAGTATCTCGACTGGTTCGCCGGCCAGGACGGCGTCGCCGAGGGCCCGGTCGTGATCACCGGGTACTGCATGGGCGGCACGCAGGCGCTGCGGGTGATCGAGGCGTTCCCCGACCGGGTGAAGGCGATCGCCTCGTTCCACGGCGGGCGCTTGGCCACCGACGCGCCGGACAGCCCGCACCTGGCGGTCGGGTCGATTACCGGCGAGGTCTACTTCGGGCACGCCGACCAGGACCCGTCGATCACCGCGGAGCAGATCAAGGTGCTGGAGAACGCGCTCGACGAGGCAGGCGTGCCCTACCAGTCGGAGGTCTACGAGGGCGCGACCCACGGCTACACGATGTCGGACACGGCGGCCTATCACGAGGAAGGCGAGAAGCGGCACTGGGAGAACCTGTTCGCGCTCCTGGAGCGGGTGCGCTGA